The Geoanaerobacter pelophilus nucleotide sequence CGGGCTGCTCTTCAGAAAGCCATTCACCTGATAGGAGTCTGATAGCTGCCCGTGAGGTAGTCAGGAACTGTTATGGCTAAGACAATAGCTTTCGACCGACAGACTGCCGCATATGATGCCTGGTTTGATAAAAACAATGGACTCTATCAGGCGGAGCTTGAAGCATTGAGGGCCTTTATCCCCTCTAACGGTCATGGTGTTGAAATCGGTGTCGGCACCGGTCGGTTTGCGGCACCTCTTGGTATTTCGGTTGGCGTTGAGCCAGCTCAACAAATGGCGGAACTGGCACGGCAACGTGGAATCGAGGTTTTGGAAGGTGTAGCAGAAGCCCTTCCGTTTGACGACATCAGCTTTGATTTTGTGGTCATGGTAACGGTTGTCTGCTTTCTCGATGATATTACCAAGGCATTTAAGGAAGCGTGGCGTATCCTCAAACCTGGTGGAAATCTTGTTGTCGGGTTTATCAACAGGGAGAGTGAGTTAGGACGCGTTTATGACCAGAAAAAGGAACAGAGCTGTTTTTATCGTGACGCAACCTTTTATTCGGCAAGCGAAGTGGAGAAGTTGCTTATCAATGCCGGATTTTCGGGAGTCTCATACAGGCAAACTCTATTTCCAGGTGAACCAACCGACTTGAGTATTGCCGAAGGATACGACAAAGGTGGATTCGTGGTCATTAAGGTGCAGAAAGCACAGTAAAGGGAGACAAGCATGAAAGTTGGTATTATTCGTTGTCAGTTGACTGAAGACATGTGCCCAGGAAGTATGGATTTCAAGGTAGCCAGAGAAGGTACATTGGCTTTCGAAGGGACTGGACCGGTCGAAATTATTGGATTTATTTCCTGTGGTGGGTGCTCGGGCAAGAAGGCGGTTACACGGGCCAAGATGATGGTTGACCGTGGAGCAGAGGCCATCGTTTTTGCTTCCTGCATGAAGAAGGGGACTCCCATTGGATACCCTTGCCCGCATTTTTCAGCTATCAAAGTTGCGGTTGAAAATAAACTTGGTTCGGAAGCAAAAATCATCGACTGGACGCACTGAACACCATGACCTATGCAGATTTACAGGAGGCTCTGCGTGTTTTAGGCCTGGGAGAACGGGCTACCATGAAGGATATTAAGACTCGACATCGAGAACTGGTAAAACGCCATCATCCTGATGCCGGAATTACAACCGAGCCGGAAATAATCCGGCAGATAAATGCAGCCTATCGGATATTAATGGACTACGTTACCGAGTACCGCTTTTCATTTGCAGAGAATGAGTTTTATGAGCAAAACCCGGAGGAGCGTTTCAGGCAGCAGTTCATGGATTTTTATAACAAGTAAAGGGCAATAAACCCTGCCTTGCGACTACAGGATGCCTTGGTCGCTTTCGCCGGAACGCTGGTCGGTTTCACAGCGGAATACCGGTCGTCATCATGTCAGTTTCTTTGGTCGGATTCATCGGAATAGCCACAAATTCTGCACTGAAACGCAGGAGTATCTTTTTATACATATTTTCTATACGTAGTTAAATTAGTCAGTTAAAGACTGATTTCTGTTTGGCACGCTCTATGGAAATATCCTCCAAACACACCGCAAAGGAGGAAGTACCCATGAAAACTCGTAAAATTGTTTTTGCAGCAACAGCAGCCCTCGTCGCAATATCTCTCAGCGTATCCGCTTTCGCGGCCACAAAATCACAGAGCCAGACAGGCACGCGCACGCAGATCAAATCTGGTACTTGCGTAAAGTAACCCTGCTTCAACAGCAAAGGCCACCTGTCCATTTTGGGGCAGGTGGCCTTTGACTCATTGTCGGCGTGACTGAACTGGACTTTGCAATTTCAATCGAGAGTCACAGGCTACTGTGAACTGCCAAGATGTTATTACTTCCTCAGATAAGGCTTATATCAGTTCACCTTCAAGGATAATTTTAAGGACTTCGATCGGGACCATGCCCAGACGTGATGCGGCTTCTTTTATCGATTCATCATCCTTGAGGGATATATTTCTGGTTTTTAGTTTTTGCTGTACTTTTTCACAATCAAGGTGCAGTTCCTGACAGATGACAGTGAGTGACTTCTTGCCAATCCCCTTTCCTTCAAACCGTTCTACCACAAGATCACCTGTGTAACGAGGGGATTCAGACGTTTCTTTAATAATCGGAGGAGTGGCAGTCCTGTTCCTGGTGACAGAATTATAAACAGGGACTACCTGTCTTAATGCCGGCGTTGGTATGGTTACAGCAGGGGGGATAGATTCAGGGCGTTCAAGTTTCTTGATTATCTGATAGACGCTGGCAGGTGTCATCTTGTTCATATGTGCAATCTGTTCAACTGTACTGTTTTCGTCAGTTACCCGCAGTCCGGCATGACGCAATTCAAGCAGCGCTTCTCCGGTGTCTATGTACATTTTCTTACAGAACCCTTTGAGTGAAAGCAACTCGGCATGACCAAACGGCGGATCATCCGCCGGCGTTCGGACCCAACTCTCCTTTACCCAATTATTGAAATTAAGAATATAGTTGAGCGGTGGAGTTCGCGTAACAGCACCGACTGCAAAAAATACCGTTATCAAGGTGGCCACTGCCAGATCACGCAAACTGACTGCCATACGATCTGGAACACCTCGCAAGTACTGCATTAAGGGTGTCCAGTTGTACCAGGTATGCCAAATGCCGGCGATCAGAAACAGGACACTGGTGGTTATATGAATGTTACCCCACTGGGTTTTGGATAGACCTAGAAAAGTCCAGTTGGTCCAGAAGGCAACCTTGCCTTGGGGGACGATGAACGCGGCAATGCCTGACAAGGACATGGCAACGAAACTAAAGGCAGTGACCAGCGATATCAGAATGCGATTTATGAACGGGCGATCTTCCATGTAACAATGTCCTTTACTATCGTCTTAATCTTCCTTAACCAGCAATCCAAGTTCCTTAATCCGGTACTGCAGGGTTCTCAGAGATATGCCGAGTGCTTCGGCAGTCTTTCGTCGATTACCCTTGAACTCTT carries:
- a CDS encoding class I SAM-dependent methyltransferase, yielding MAKTIAFDRQTAAYDAWFDKNNGLYQAELEALRAFIPSNGHGVEIGVGTGRFAAPLGISVGVEPAQQMAELARQRGIEVLEGVAEALPFDDISFDFVVMVTVVCFLDDITKAFKEAWRILKPGGNLVVGFINRESELGRVYDQKKEQSCFYRDATFYSASEVEKLLINAGFSGVSYRQTLFPGEPTDLSIAEGYDKGGFVVIKVQKAQ
- a CDS encoding CGGC domain-containing protein, whose translation is MKVGIIRCQLTEDMCPGSMDFKVAREGTLAFEGTGPVEIIGFISCGGCSGKKAVTRAKMMVDRGAEAIVFASCMKKGTPIGYPCPHFSAIKVAVENKLGSEAKIIDWTH
- a CDS encoding J domain-containing protein, producing the protein MTYADLQEALRVLGLGERATMKDIKTRHRELVKRHHPDAGITTEPEIIRQINAAYRILMDYVTEYRFSFAENEFYEQNPEERFRQQFMDFYNK
- a CDS encoding DUF4405 domain-containing protein, which codes for MEDRPFINRILISLVTAFSFVAMSLSGIAAFIVPQGKVAFWTNWTFLGLSKTQWGNIHITTSVLFLIAGIWHTWYNWTPLMQYLRGVPDRMAVSLRDLAVATLITVFFAVGAVTRTPPLNYILNFNNWVKESWVRTPADDPPFGHAELLSLKGFCKKMYIDTGEALLELRHAGLRVTDENSTVEQIAHMNKMTPASVYQIIKKLERPESIPPAVTIPTPALRQVVPVYNSVTRNRTATPPIIKETSESPRYTGDLVVERFEGKGIGKKSLTVICQELHLDCEKVQQKLKTRNISLKDDESIKEAASRLGMVPIEVLKIILEGELI